From a region of the Methylomonas rapida genome:
- a CDS encoding VPLPA-CTERM sorting domain-containing protein has protein sequence MKTKSITALLFAMSCASSSAFAYTTDIADATRTFTFDSTSFFSGSDNDADTLLSYGKGNITGNVKNGKGNVPAGWQVTVDGSQSTYSTNVFSVSSLGASSGTFSLSSNVWDIYSRIAIGFKVGSNKSIDWAIFELEQFAQSGIWSTGPKQGGGLSHYMVYTIPNSPVPPSQVPLPGAAWLFLTGILGLMARKKSGLKAS, from the coding sequence AAAACCAAGTCCATAACGGCATTGCTTTTTGCGATGAGCTGCGCAAGTAGTTCGGCATTTGCTTACACGACGGATATCGCGGACGCCACCCGAACCTTTACCTTTGATTCGACCAGTTTCTTTTCCGGTAGCGACAATGACGCCGATACACTGTTGTCTTACGGCAAAGGCAACATCACCGGTAATGTCAAAAACGGCAAAGGCAATGTTCCAGCAGGCTGGCAGGTGACGGTTGACGGCAGTCAGAGCACATATAGCACCAACGTATTTTCCGTGTCTTCGCTAGGCGCCAGCTCCGGCACGTTTTCATTGAGCAGTAATGTTTGGGATATCTATTCAAGAATTGCGATCGGTTTCAAGGTAGGCAGCAACAAATCAATAGATTGGGCGATATTCGAATTGGAACAATTTGCGCAATCCGGCATTTGGTCCACCGGCCCCAAACAAGGCGGCGGATTGTCACATTACATGGTCTACACAATCCCCAATTCGCCTGTGCCACCCAGCCAAGTACCACTGCCTGGCGCCGCCTGGCTATTTTTGACCGGCATCCTGGGCTTGATGGCTCGCAAAAAATCAGGACTCAAGGCGAGCTAA
- a CDS encoding RelA/SpoT family protein — translation MDKHSVDVKSLFPELSESDRALVDEALALVRQAAAQPSSISKSKRPHGIDVACILTAVHIDLDSILAAVLSDSRLEGYLDEAGIKTRFGSEVASLVKDVRWLNTVGIYQLEMAKQPDQSEILRRMLLAMTHDVRSVLIKLAYRIQRLRGLSQEKEDIRRFIARETLDIYAPLANRLGISQFKWELEDLAFRYLEPERYRAIAKALADTRVQRETCINTFLSELRQALDVHAIRAKVYGRPKHIYSIWCKMRRKQLPIEELYDLLAVRVIVDDLAACYTVLGLAHSQWQYIPKEFDDYIANPKENGYQSLHTVVVDKQGNRIEIQIRTRAMHEFAELGVAAHWRYKEGGRHSAASEKNITSLRMLLEERSGDTLLESFHTELFSDRVFVLTPTGKLVDLIKGATPLDFAYAIHTEVGHSCRGAKVNGQIKPLTYELKSGEQVEIITVKNGQPSRNWLDPNLGYLKTPRAIGKVKNWFKQQELSENIAAGKNLLDKESRRLGLKQVDLAELLKHFKMPDAEHFHQALGRGDINSRQLASALKIPELAPVSFKLSPSKASPNSVVTVEDMDNVVTTLAHCCSPVKGDEIIGYVSHKRGITIHRIDCENIQHLTPQQQTHLLKAEWSGVHKAHHNVPIVIEALSGQNLLIEVSQLLHYAKVQITDASLKTHADHSATLTMQIQIENTAQLSFVLGRISQLPNVMEVRRKV, via the coding sequence ATGGATAAACACTCTGTTGATGTCAAATCATTATTCCCCGAGCTCTCTGAATCCGACCGGGCGTTGGTTGATGAGGCCTTGGCGTTGGTCAGGCAAGCCGCGGCCCAGCCGTCGTCGATTTCCAAGAGCAAACGGCCCCACGGCATTGATGTTGCCTGCATTCTGACCGCCGTTCACATCGATTTGGACTCCATCTTGGCAGCCGTGCTCAGCGATTCCAGGCTGGAAGGTTACTTGGACGAAGCTGGCATCAAGACACGATTCGGTTCGGAGGTGGCGTCCTTGGTCAAGGATGTGCGCTGGTTGAATACCGTCGGTATTTATCAGCTGGAAATGGCGAAACAGCCCGACCAATCGGAAATACTGCGACGCATGCTGCTGGCGATGACGCATGACGTGAGGTCGGTACTGATCAAGCTTGCGTATCGCATCCAGCGCTTGCGCGGGTTGAGCCAGGAGAAAGAGGATATTCGACGCTTTATCGCGCGCGAGACACTGGATATTTATGCGCCATTGGCCAATCGGCTGGGTATCAGTCAATTCAAATGGGAGTTGGAAGACCTGGCGTTTCGCTATCTGGAACCGGAACGTTATCGCGCCATTGCCAAGGCATTGGCCGATACACGCGTGCAACGCGAAACCTGTATAAACACTTTTCTGAGTGAGTTGCGCCAGGCACTGGATGTGCATGCGATACGCGCCAAGGTCTACGGGCGGCCCAAACATATTTACAGTATTTGGTGCAAAATGCGCCGCAAACAACTGCCGATCGAAGAGCTTTACGATTTACTGGCCGTGCGTGTGATCGTCGACGATTTGGCGGCGTGTTATACCGTATTGGGATTGGCGCACAGTCAGTGGCAATATATCCCCAAGGAATTCGACGATTACATCGCCAACCCCAAGGAAAACGGTTACCAGTCTTTGCATACCGTGGTGGTCGATAAGCAAGGCAACCGTATCGAAATACAGATTCGTACCCGCGCGATGCATGAGTTTGCCGAACTCGGGGTTGCCGCGCATTGGCGCTATAAAGAAGGCGGCAGGCACAGTGCGGCTTCGGAAAAAAACATCACCTCGTTGCGTATGCTTTTGGAAGAGCGTAGCGGAGACACTCTGCTGGAAAGCTTTCATACCGAGCTGTTTTCGGACCGGGTGTTCGTCTTGACGCCGACCGGCAAGCTGGTCGATTTGATCAAGGGTGCGACGCCCTTGGATTTTGCCTATGCGATTCATACCGAAGTCGGCCACAGCTGCCGGGGCGCCAAGGTCAATGGGCAGATCAAACCCTTGACTTACGAGCTCAAATCCGGCGAGCAAGTGGAAATCATTACGGTCAAAAACGGTCAGCCCAGCCGAAATTGGCTCGATCCAAACCTGGGTTATCTGAAAACTCCGCGCGCGATCGGCAAAGTCAAAAACTGGTTCAAGCAACAGGAACTCAGCGAAAACATCGCCGCCGGCAAAAATTTATTGGACAAGGAAAGCAGGCGCCTGGGGCTCAAGCAGGTCGATCTGGCCGAATTGCTGAAGCATTTCAAGATGCCCGATGCGGAACATTTCCACCAGGCTCTGGGGCGGGGGGATATCAATAGCCGGCAATTGGCGAGTGCCTTGAAAATTCCCGAACTGGCGCCGGTATCCTTTAAATTGTCGCCTTCCAAAGCCAGTCCAAATTCCGTGGTCACCGTGGAGGACATGGATAACGTCGTCACCACGCTGGCGCATTGTTGTTCCCCGGTGAAAGGCGACGAGATCATCGGTTATGTTTCGCATAAGCGGGGCATTACCATCCATAGAATCGATTGCGAAAACATCCAGCATTTGACGCCGCAACAACAGACGCATTTGCTCAAAGCCGAATGGAGCGGCGTGCATAAAGCGCATCACAATGTGCCTATCGTGATCGAGGCATTGAGTGGGCAGAACCTGTTGATCGAGGTTTCCCAGCTATTGCACTATGCCAAGGTACAAATCACCGATGCCTCGTTGAAAACCCATGCCGACCATTCAGCCACCTTGACCATGCAAATTCAGATTGAAAACACCGCGCAATTGAGTTTCGTGCTTGGGCGCATCAGTCAATTGCCCAATGTCATGGAAGTCAGACGCAAGGTCTGA